The window GCAAACGCTGTGCCCGAGGTGTCGGATACACGTGTCCAGCTGACAAACGGCCTCCGGGTCCCCGACCCCGGCGCTGCCTGGCCTGGGACAAGTCCTTTGCCCCCATCCCTCGGTCTTCCCGCTGGGGAAGGGGCAAATGCTGGCCGATGCCTAGAAACCAGCCGGGAAGGCGGACGGCTTTGCTAAGCCCCTCTCCTGGCGCACAATAAACGAGCCCCGGCTAAAATCCGGAGCGAGCCGCTGGGTGACGGGCAACGTTTGGTAAAttatgggggcagaggggccaggtCGGGCAGATGAGGTGCAGGAGCGTCACCGCGGCGGGCTGGGGTCCTACCTGGGTGTCAGGGTGCCGGAGATCTCCCGTCGCCACTACTTGGACGTCGGTTTGCCTCTGGCCACCGGCATGGGCTGGATCCCTAGAGATTCCCTGGCACCTCTGTGCtcgtgccccgcggcgccgcttTCCCCGGCACCTGCAACCTGAGCGTTCACCCCCGGGTCACTGTTTAATCCAGCGGAGCCCAGCCCACGGCGGCGGGATAGGTTGGGTGTTTTTGGATCGAAACCCGATTGCGCAAGCAGCGTTTGCAGATCCCCCGGGGAGAAGAGCCACATTCCTGTGCCCTGGAGCGCGGCACCCGCGGACGCCTCTTCCCGGAGGCTCCTGGGTGCCGCAAAGGCGCCGCGGCGACGGAGAGCTCGGCCCAAAGCCCGGCGCGCATGGGGGGTGtctgccgccgcggcccctgccAGCCCCCAGCAGCGGAGGAGGAAGAGCGtgggcagaagagcagctgcGCCGGCGAGGACGTGCGTCCCAGGCCAGGCTAAGAGGCATCTACGCGATCATTAAGGCACGGGAAGACGGAGACGTCTCAGCAGTTTGGCTTTAATAATTCGCTCCGCAAACCGCCGCACGCTGTGATTAGTGCAGGTGCCTATTTACAGTACGGTATTTACACGTGACCAGCAGGCAGCGGGAGAGGCCCCACGGCTCCCCGCCGCACCTCTCGACCCGCCGCCAAGATTAAAATATTGCTCTAAAACATTAAAACCGCGGCGTTGACAGCGCGAAGAGGCTGCTAGCAGCCAAGCTTGGGAGCAGCGGGAGCGCGGCAGGGAACAGTCCCGCCCAGACGGCCGCGTTCTGCCCTCGTAACCAGGATCTACCTTCGTTAGCGGTCAAAGTCCCCGAGCCGAGGTTTCGCTAGCGCCCTTCCCCAGGAGCCGCGCTGAAGCAGCCTGAACGGGCGGCAGCTTTCGCCGGCCGATGCCGCGGGGCTGGGAGCACCTCGCCCTGAGCACCTCCCAGCAATCCGAGATACCTTCCCCGATGGATTTGGTTTGCGGGCGCAAAGGTAACCCGGTTCTgaccagcaaggaaaagaaaaccaggCGCGAACTCTGGCGCCAGGTCTGTCACCGCAGCTTGGCTACAAGCACAGGTACTTGCTCCCTCCCGGGGCCGGACGGAGGAACACAGCACCCCTGGATACGAACCACTGCGGACAAAGGGAGAAGGTCAGAGCCGACAATTAAGTGAAATTCTCTTTAGAGCTGGGACAAGCCCAAGACCTACACAAGCAGTGTTAGCCGGTGTCACAGAGACCTGGGAAAGCGATCAAACGTTGCGAGGCAGTGACGCCAGCTCAGAGCAGAGAGCGGCTAGGAAAAATCATCGCAGAGAATCACAGTTCATCACTGAGCCGCTCCCTCCCCGATTTACCACACTGTGACGAAGAAGCCCCTAACAAACAGGGACATTTGCAGCAGTTCGGAAGAGGTGCCCAGTGTCCCAGGTGACCTTCTCTGGCCCcacagtgggcagcagcagcaaaagttcCCTGCTGGCTGGCTCCAGGCTTAAAGAGCCTCTGGAGACGGAGGGAGATTGTTTCATCCCTACTGGGGCTAGACAGGCTCTACAGTCAATGGGAAGAAGAGCCAAATTTAGGTCCGCTGAATAACGCCCTCTTCGGTGGCGCTGCAGGGAACTGAGACGAGGCGGCTACAGCAGGTCCCTGCGGGCTCCGATGCCGCGACCTCCCCCCACCTTCTTCCCATCTCCAAAGCCCGGTCGACCCTTGGTGAAAGCAGCCAGGCGTGACGCGAATGCACAGCCGCGCACAACGGGACCAAAACTGTCAGCTTCGTCGTGGCCCAGCCCCGGGAATACCCCTGGGGTCTCCTAATATCTGCCTGTACCGGCTTCGACCCCGGGAGCCCGGAGGCAGGCTCCAGGGATGACTAGGGCTTCAGTTTGAGCCAGGGATGAAGGATGGTGAGGATGGAGAGGATGGAGGAGGTGAGGCCGCAGAGCCCCACAAAGCCCGGGCTGGTCTTGTACAGCCCCAGCTTGTCCAGGGGGATGAAGAGGTCGCAGGTGTTTTTCACCACGTCCAGCAGCAGGGGAGGGTTGCTCCGAAGGACGTGGAGCAGAAGCCGGAGCTGGACCTGCAGCCTCAGCCCCAGTTGCTGGAGGCCGTTGTCAGCCTGGAGCAAGCGGCCGTTCTCGCCGCCTTTTGCCCGCTTCCCGCCCGCCTCGCGCTCCATCAGGATCCGGATCTCGTAGGCATCCCGGCTCAGGTTCACGATGAGAGCAAAGAGATAATACCTGAAAGACAGGGAAGAGCAACGGAGGCAGAGTGGAGAGACTGGGCGAACACGGGCGCCGGCGACCAAGCCCTGCAACACTGGCAGCCTCCAGCTGCTTCCCACAGACACACGACGCCTTAAAACACCCGCCCCGTCCAGAAGCGAGAGGGCACGTTctgctgctgcggggctgcggtTGGCCAGGCGCCTGCCGCCCTCGGGGTGCAAGGCTGGGAGAAGTCAGGCCAACTCCATCTACCACCGCTCCGCGGCACAGCGGGAGGAGAAGGCTGCAGCGTGGGCTAAGTGCCGGCTCTCCCCGGCGGAGCGGAGCGTGTTCACCGCTCGCCCAGCCCCGCGCAACCTGCCTGAGCTCCGACAGGCCACCAGCTCCCCGGCGGGCAGCTCCTGCCCTTGCCTCACCTGAAGGACCTCTGGCTCCACTTCTCCTGGTCCACGGTGGGGACGAGACCCGCCTTGCCTGCCCAGAGCACGTTGTCGCAGGCGAAGTACATGGCCCTGTTGAGGTGGCCCAGGGTGATGCAGAAGCGCAGCACCATGTCCGAGAGGTGGATGGCTCGCTTGGCCGCCTCCAGCGCCTCGGCCGAGTTGCCCAGGCGCAGCACTGCGGGGCAGAGGTAGGATCAGACCgggggggggcatggggacaCCGGGcgctccccggggccgcccccacCGCGGAAGCCCCCACTCACGCTTGCGGCCCAGGCTGAGATGAGCCTCCAGCTGTCGCAGCCCGTCCAGGACGCCGCTGCCGGCCCCGTTCCTCCGCAGCGCGTCGCCCACCAGGGCACAGGCGTATTGGGCGGCCCTGCAAGACACGGCGCGGCCTGAGCGCTGGGCGCCCACCGGGCCCGGGCCCGAACCGCCGCCCCCggttcccccccctcctcccccgcccgccggcaCCGCACCTGAACACGCGCTCCTTGGCCTGGCTCTGGGCGCTGAAGCGCACCCAGGTCTCCAtggcgccgccgggcccccctcgtccccgtccccggtgcggcggccgcagccccgggccgtcggcgggcggcgcggccacTTCCGGCAGCGCGACGGAAGCCGCCGCGGGTCACACGgagcgcgcgcgggggggggggggggcggcgtggAGCGATGGCGCCACCTAGCGGCCGGCGGGGGCGCAGCGGGTCACGGCGCCCCCAAACCTCGGGACTCCCCCAAACCCTGGGAACCCTCAAGTCCTGGGATCTTCCCCCCCCAAGTTCTGGgaaccctcaagccctgggatctCCCCAAACCCTGGGACCCACCAAGCCTTAGGgcccctcaagccctgggatccCCCAAGCCCTGTGACCCCTCAGACCCTGTGACCCTCTCCAAACCCACCCATGACCTGGGATCCCTCCCAGGTTCTGGGATCCCTCGAGCCCTGGAATGCCCCAATTCCTGGGGTTCCCCCAAGCCTGGGGAGCACCCCAAACTCTGAGGTCTCTCCAAGCCCTCGGGTCTGCCAACCCTTGGGATCCCCAAACCCTAGGGACCCCTCTAGCCCTGGGGACCTCCTAAACCCTGGCACCCTCCCAAACTCTGGGACTCCCCAagccctgggacccccaaatCTCTTCCCCTCCATGTTCCtgtaggagaggaggaagccGAGCTGCCCCAGGAGTGCCAGCCTCCCAGCAAGGCCGTATCTGAAGCCGCCTGTCCAGCGGGGCAGGCCGAGCCCTggcgggagcagggagctgctccctgccGGTGACACCGTGCCGGAGTCCGGCAACGAGACAGGGGAGAAACGGGGACGTTTGGGGTTGTGACGAGAAGGGCCGTAGGGGCAGCGAGGTCCCCCCGGGGGCCTCCTGGCCTTTCCCAGAATGCCTTGCCCTTGGCCGCACTCCCAGCAGCCCCTGCATGGCCCCCTCCCACAATCCTCCGCGAGAAAACTTGCCCAAGTTGGGCCATCGGCTGTCGGGTCCCTATTGGCTGGATGCGCCAGGCCACGCCCCTTTTTATCAAAACAGAGGCCATGAATGGGCAATTACTAAGGTCTCCGCCTCTAACTCGGTGAAGAGCCCTTTTATTGGTCATCTTGGCATTCCCCGCCCCTCCTGCTGACCAATAAGATCGCGGCTATTCTGCTGGGTTGAGTCTCCGCCCCGGCCCTGCTGTTTTACATGTGATTCGTTCTTTCCCCAGTCATTATCACCAGTCATGCTGTGTGATTGGACAGATGTCCTCCAAACCCCGCCCCCCTCGCTGTGCCTCTCACTTGTGATTAGGCTAGCTAGAGACAGACTGTCCCCCCGCCCATTGAGTCCTCCAGCAGCCGAGTTCTGATTGGGCCACTCCCCTCCGCGTCCCCGCCCACCGCGGCGGTGCTCTGCTGTGGGATTGGCGGGCTGCCTTTCACACCGCCCTCCTCCCCGCGCCttccctccgccccgccccgccggcgcctcTGCGCTGCCATTGGCTGTCTCCCCCCGCGGTCCCTCCCGCTCCCTGAGGTGATCTCCGCGCCGATTGGCGGGCGCGGGCGGTGAgtgacggcggcggcgcggcggggccgtgccTCGGAGCGggctggcggcggtggcggcagcgatGATGGAGTCGGTGCGAGCGCAGCGGCTGCAGCCCGGCGTGGGGACGCTGCGCTCGCTGCGCCCGGGCGTCACGGGGggccccgccaccgccgcggcctcggccctgccgccgcccgcccctcccccgccgccgccgccgctgctgctgccgcctgtcgccgccgccgccgcggcgcctctgcccgccgcgccgccccccgccgggctgGGCctggggctgccgccgccgccgccgccgctggggctgcagggccccGGAGCGCCGCTtcctccgcctcctccgcccGGTGCCGGGCCGCCCGCCGTGCTGCGGGAGGCCGTGGAGGCGGTGGTGAGGAGCTTCGCCAAGCACACGCAGGGCTACGGCCGCGGTGAGCGGGGGGCCGcgccccgggggagggggggggcgggggggcaccgGGCAGCAACGGCTCGGGGGGGCCGGGAGACCCTTCCCCCGCGTCCGGCTCCCCCTTTCCCTCGTGTGTCCCCCCCTCCAGGCCTCCCCTCCCGCCTCCCCTGGCCCGCAGCTGTCTCCTCCGCAGGCAGAGCTGTCTTCTCCCGTGGTTTTATTTCCTCCTCATCCCCGGGAATGGGATCCCGGGCGCTGGGACCCTTCTTTGCCCCCTTTTCCACCTCTCCCCCTGCTTTGGAGCCTGGGCATCTCCTCTCCCACCCGCTCACTGTAGGATTCGGCATCTCCCAGTGATGTTTCCCTGCCAGCTCCCCCTCTTCCTCGCAACCTTGTGCCTGGGGTTCTCCTGACCAAgcccttcttcctccttcctttcccccacCTCATCCCCGTCTGGGATTCCCCTGTCATAACCCATTTTCCCTGCTCCAggctagctttttttccccttttatcttCCCCAACGTAAGGCAGCCTTGCTTCAGGTGTGGACCTGTTTGagcccctcttccttccctggtTAAGCACCTGGAGGTTGTGCTGCATTGCGTTGAATTTTTATCGCAGCCTTTGTTGGTCCCCGAGCAGTGCTGAGCGAGGGCCCTGCTTTCTCTTGCTTCCCCCCGCTGAGCTTTGAGCGCCCTTTTGCATGCAGGGCTGTGAATTAGAGAAAAGAGGAGGGTCAGGAGTCTCCCCCATAGCTGCGTGCTGATGTTCCCTATCCCAGGGGTGTTCGGTTTGTCCGTGGGCTGCGTCTGAGGGGTCTGTAAGGGTAGCCAAGACATCCGTGGTTGTTGTCATTAGGTTGAATATTGGTACAAAGCGTTTTTGTGCCACTCGAGAGACCTTTCAGGTGTCTGCTGCTGTCTTGATGCCTGTTGAGGGAGCACGGTACCTGGGAAGCTTCCTCTCAGACCTCCAGAAAGGGTGCGGGGATATCCTGTGCTCAGGACCTCCCAACCTTGGAGACTGAGCTCTTCTGCTTTGGGCTATgttaaagatgagcatggagaggCAAGGAGAATCCCTGTTCCAGTCTGCTCTATCTGGGGCTGCTCGTGCCAAGAATGAGGACGTGAGGAAAGTGACCCTCAAAGTAAAACAGCTGAGGCTGTGGTTTCTCTGGATCTGCTTTTTCCCTAAGGAGTCTGGTGGTTTTAGGGGTCAAGCCTGAGAAACATTAACGGGTCTGGTTTTCTTAGAAAGCTGCATGTCCTCTTAAAGGCgaacttctgttttcaaaatatcaATGGTTTCCAGATAACTAATTGGACATGGTTTTtctggtgttttgggttttttttttgtttttttgctttgcttttgtaaaCATAGGCattaaggagagaagaaaaggtaGGGGTATGCGAGGATACTTGACCGCAGACAGGCACAGGAGCTTGAGTGGGCAGACAAATCCTTAACTTGTGGTTTAAAGCTGAGTAGGTTTTGTGCTTATGCAGTACCTGTAACGGGTAAACATACGATAATGGCTCGCTAAGAGAAAGTGGAGGGTATTTTTATTGATGATTTTATTTGTGTGGTAGTGGTTTAGTCCTCTGTCTATAATTCCATTATGTGCTGTGTAATGCCAGGACAAAAAAAAGGTCATTTGTCAATGAAGACAGCCGCTAATAGGTCTCTGCTGGGCAATCATTGGCATTCCTGGTGGCAGCGATGTTCATAAGAAAcccctctgctctgtgctctgcgcGGCTGCATCTCGTCTATTAAAAACAGTGGCTGGGAGAAGGCGTCAGCTTTGCAGGCCGTTGgtgctggaagatgctgctgtggggGTGTGAAGTAAAGCACCACGCTCCATCCCTGTGGGGCTCCGGGTATTGCAACAGAGGCGCCCGTTCGTGTGAGAGCCCCGCAGAGAAGTCTCCAGTCTGGGTTTCTTGTACGTTCCATCTGgccctctggggaaaaaaaagtacagaagcGAGAGAAAAGGTTAAAGCACGTATTTTACTGGCTCTGTGATGGAAAGAATCTTCCACCCCACCCGAAAGGAGACGCTTTGCAACTATTTTGAGCTCCTGACTTCCGGTTATGGCAACAGGTCCAATAGACACAGTTGTGCACGTTCAAATGGTAAATGCTTGGCAGTCAGTGTGACTCGAGCACAGTGGAACCGCTGCTCTTCTGGCTCGGGAGTAATTTAACACCATGTGGAATCACTTATTCTTCTGTATTTAATATGCAAGTCAGATGTGCTATCATATACACAACGCGGGGATATGGGGTTACGCTCCAAAGCAATAAACAGATATGACTGATTGTCAAAGCAGGTTCTGCTTTGTTTCTCTGGCTCCAAACTTCTTTTCATCCCCTCTCTTTGAGTGGCAAATCTAAGGAGGAGCTGGTTAAGCCTCTGGAAAGAGCAGCCCCGTCCGGATAATGCAGTGCTTTGTAAATCCGAGGGTCTCTTCCCACACAGATGGGCTGCAAACTTGTTTCTAGAAGATCAGTGTTTCCAGTTGCTGCCACTGGTGGCCCTCataaatgcaaacaaacaaaaaggatatTGGCTGGTGCTGATGGTAAGAGTTCCAGTGTTTTGAGCTGGTTGAAAGACTCGCTCTACTTACAGGCATTAAAATACCTCTCTTTAAATGTTGGATTTCCTGTTAAATGAGGCCTTGCAAAAGACACAAAGATACAACACTTGTCCAGCACCTCTTGCTGTCAAACCCTCCATCCATCTTTCTCTCGGCGCCCTGCCTAGCCGGAGTACTGTGTTGCATTTCACGCTCCTTATCAGATTAAAAATTCTTCAGCGTGCAGAAGGTGTCCCTGCTTTCTAGAAACCCTTACACTCGCAAGCGTGAGATGTAACAGGATTTAGGATGCTTTCTGGAAAGGGAAAACGAACTTCACATCTCCTGCCTCTTTCTTCAATATTGCTATTTTGTGATGGTGATACAAAAGGCACAAGGTAATGGGAAGATGGGGGTGCATAAGCAGAGTTTTTTAGCCAGACTCCCTAAAACTTGCAAATCATTGATctagaacaaattaaaaataagatttcacTTTTCACATAGCTATGGACAATGGTACTGTGGGATTTAGCATGCTGCAAAAAGTGCTCAGCCAGCGTTTGCCTGCTAAATATGGATGTGATATGCGTAGCACTATAGATGGAGCTACGCTGAGGAGGACGGGGCAGATGGGTAGGTCTCTATTCATAGCAACACGGTTTGCTCTTCAGCCTTATAAAAGCATATTGTTCTTAAGTGTTTTGTGGAGTTTCAATTAGGTGTTTTACTCTCTTGTCTCCTTAAACTgtcctccctgtggcagctggcAGCAATGACTGCAGTCTGTGGAAAAACCTCTTTTGGATACTTCTCAGCTGTCTGACCTATTGCACCAGTTGCTAACAAAGTACCCTGCGTGACAAATAGCCAGCGTCTAACATAGAGGGACCCTTGTCTTGGACTGAAAACACAAGTTCTGTGCGTGTGTGCTCATTGCATAGCATTTCCTTGTTAACCTCCTCTTAACACCAGCTTCTCAGGCTTAACTAAATTCAGCTAAGCTATAATTTCTCCGCATTTTCGGAGTAAGTGAGTTTGTCGTGAGAATTTGCATTGCCTGGCGTAGCTCAACTTTCTCTGCAGTTATTGGTGTGTGGTCGTTACTGCAGAGTCTCGGTTGCCCTGTGCCAAATGGTCTCTGAAGCTGTTATTGAATCAAGCATTGTCTCCAAATCCCCTTTTGGGGATTATGTGCATGACTTATACTGTCAATAGAGAAATTTGCCTGCCTGTGTGTGAATTCTGCACGTATATTGGTGCACTGTAGGCCTGGCAAGGAACTGTGTGTTGTTTGTACGGCTTTTTGTCAGCCTTCAGTGGAAAACTGCCCCTGTGCTGCATGTTTAACAAAAGAAACTAAACTTGAAGATAATCCAAAG of the Apteryx mantelli isolate bAptMan1 chromosome 31, bAptMan1.hap1, whole genome shotgun sequence genome contains:
- the PEX11B gene encoding peroxisomal membrane protein 11B, which gives rise to METWVRFSAQSQAKERVFRAAQYACALVGDALRRNGAGSGVLDGLRQLEAHLSLGRKLLRLGNSAEALEAAKRAIHLSDMVLRFCITLGHLNRAMYFACDNVLWAGKAGLVPTVDQEKWSQRSFRYYLFALIVNLSRDAYEIRILMEREAGGKRAKGGENGRLLQADNGLQQLGLRLQVQLRLLLHVLRSNPPLLLDVVKNTCDLFIPLDKLGLYKTSPGFVGLCGLTSSILSILTILHPWLKLKP